The sequence TTTGTTGGCAAAAGCGTCAATATTATACCCGTAATAAAAGCCGACGCTTATGGACACGGCATTGTGAGAATAGCTAAGGAGTTATCTATATACCCCAATGTGGCTTATTTGGGTATAGCCCATATAAAAGAAGGGGCAATGCTGAGAAAAAGGGGTGTAAAAAAGCCTATCCTTGCCATGAGTTGTTTAGACTCATTTGATATAAATACTATGCATGAATTTAGCATAACACCCGTTGCCCACAACATAACCCTCCTTGAAAGATTAATAGATTATGCCAAATTAAACAATACAAGGATAAAACTTCATTTAAAATTCGACACAGGCATGGCCAGACTGGGAATAAGAGAAGAAGAAACTCAAAAAACAATAGAATTATGCAAGCAAAACGATAAATACATAGAAATAGACGGCTTGATGTCTCATTTCAGTGATTCTGAATCTGACGCGCAATGGACAAAAAAACAGTTAAACAGATTCAAGAATATTATAAAGATGTTTTATGATTCCGGTATCTACCCACGACTTACACACATAGCAAATTCAGGTGCAATTTTATCATTCAAGGATACGCACCTAAACTGCGTAAGACCCGGTCTTGCTATGTATGGATATGCACCAGCAGTGAACCTTAAAAAAATTATTGACCTGAAGCCTGTTTTAGAGATACAATCTCAATTGATAAATATACACGTTTTGAAAAAAGGAGAAGGTATAAGCTACTCGAGAACTTTCGTAGCAGATAAAGATATGAAGGTGGGGGTTGTTGCATTTGGATATGCCGATGGGCTACCACGGAGTATTTCGAATAAATTTTATTGCATAGTAAACGGCCAACGCTCAAAATCTATTGGCACAGTATGTATGGATATGTTTATGTGCGATTTAACAGACATAGAGGCCAAGGTCTCAGATGACGTCATAATAATGGGGCAAAAGAATGGTATAAGTATAACGGCTGATGAGTTAGCGCAAAAAGCAGGTACAATATCATATGAAATACTTACAAATATAGGAAAAAGCATACGAGTAAAAAGGGTCTATAAACGATAATGGGAATAATAGCTGCAATTGGTAGATTTACCATAAACTTTACAAGAGATATGGGTGGTGTTTTCCTGCTGTTTATATCTACGATTAAAGCTCTATTTGAAAAACCCAGATTTCATTTAACCGCTGAGCAGATGTATTTTATCGGCGTTAAATCTACATTAATAGTCGCTCTAACCTCTATGTTCGTCGGAATGGTTGAAGTCCTCCAGATTTATCACGGCTTTCATAAATTCGGGGCAGAAAGTATGATAGGCTATACAGTTGCTGTATCATTAGGTAGAGAATTGTCCCCCGTGCTAACGGCACTTATGATAGTGGCAAGAAACGTATCTGCCATGGCCGCAGAACTTGGTACAATGAGAGTAACCCAGCAGATAGATGCATTAGAGGTTATGGCAGTAAATCCAATAAACTTCCTTGTAGCACCAAGGGTTATTGCAACAACCGTTATGCTACCTGCATTGGTTAGTTTATCTAATGCTATAGGAAACATAGGAGGGTATCTTGTAGGCATAGGTGTTTTGGGCCTGAACCCAACTTCATATACGAAAAATATTCAGGTTTACATAGATATGACCGATTTAACATATGGGTTAATAAAAGCAGCTGTATTTGGACTTATTATTTCCCTTATAGGGTGCTACATGGGTCTAACTACTAAAGGTGGTTCAAGGGGTGTGGGTATATCAACAACAAAAGCCGTAGTCGCAGCAAGTATTTCTGTACTTGTAGCAGATTACTTTTTAACGGCATTTCTGTTTTAAGATGATAGTAACAGAAAACATCTCTAAGAGCTTTGGAAAACAAAAGGTCTTAGACGACCTTAACTTAACCATAGAAGAGGGTAAAATAACGGTAATAATAGGTAAAAGTGGCGCAGGAAAAAGTGTGCTTTTAAAACACCTAATAGGTCTTCTAAAGCCCGATAGTGGAAAAATTATTTTCCAAGATAAAGACATAACCAGAGTTTCAGACAAAGAACTAAAAAATATCCGCTTAAATTTCGGGGTTTTATTTCAGGATGCTGCACTTTTTGATTCATTGACGGTGTTTGAAAACGTTGCCTTTCCGGTAATTGAGCATAAACTCTTAAAAGATAGAAAAAAATTAAAAGAGCTGGTAAAAGAAACCTTGAGTTTAGTGGAACTTGAAAACATAGAAGATAAAATGCCATCGGAATTATCAGGCGGCATGAGAAAAAGGGTCGGCCTTGCAAGGGCAATAATAACAAAACCCAAAATCATATTTTTTGATGAGCCAACAACTGGACTTGACCCAATAACATCTATGTCGATAGCAAAACTAATCAAACAGATGCAGGAAAAACTCAAAACAACGTGTTTTATAATAAGTCATGATCTGTCTTTGACATTTAAGATAGCAGATAGAATAGGTTTTTTACATAATGGAAGGATAATGGAATTTGGAGATAGACACTCTATAAAAAACTCTAAAAACCCGATAGTTATAGAGTTTTTAGAAAGCTATTATACAGGAGAGGAAAATGAGCAACAGAAAAGCTGAAGTTATAGTTGGTTTATTCATTGTCATAGTATTGGTTGTTTTGGGATGGCTTACAACACAGATGGGGAAATTGAATTTAAAGAAAAACCCAACATATACCGTATATGCGTCTTTTTCGGATGTATCTGGACTCGACGTAAACACAAAAGTCAAAGTGGCGGGCGTTGATGTAGGATACATAAAAAACATAGGATTAAAAATGGCAAAGCTTTAGTTGAATTAAGCATATATAAACGCTACAAGATACCGAAGGATTCTGTTGCAATAGTAAAAAGCAAAAGTTTGCTTGGTGAGAAATACCTAGAGATCAAATTTGGAAACTCAAACCAATATCTATCAAATGGGGATTATATAGCAAGTACATTAACGCCTACAGATTTGGGTACGCTTATTACAAATATAAACAAAGTTTTTAACAAACAAAACAGGGAAAATGTCGGGGAAGCCTTAAAAGAGATAAGAATACTCTCTCAACATTTAAACGAACTTGTAGATGAAAATAGGCAGGCCATAAAATCAGCTATAGAAAACTTCAACACATCAATGGAAACATTGGCTCAGATTCTAAAAGAAAACAGACAAGATGTAAGATTAGCTATAGAAAATGCAAAGCAAGCTATGGACAAACTCAACGACACGCTTGAGAATGTCTATCTTATAAGCTCTAACTTGAAAAGAGGCAAAGGTACGCTGGGTAAACTTTTGGTTGATGAGTCGCTTTACAACAATGTGGATAACGCATCTGCTTATATAAAGAACATAACCAAAAAGATAGATACAGGCAAAGGTACTTTAGGTAAATTAGTAAACGATGAGAAGGTATACAACAACCTAAATGACACACTAAAAAGCATAAAAACCTACCTAACAAAAGGGGATCAAATAGCCCTTAACATCTACGCAGCAAGTGAAGCGAATTTTAGGGACTCATACAGCAAAGGCTACGTTTATGCTGATATATACACGATGCCAGATAAGTTCTACAGGGTAGGTGTGGTCTCTGAGAAAAACTACAAAGATACCGACCATCCATCCCACGATGACACAAAAGCAAGGCTCATAGCAATGATAGGCAAACGCTACTACGACTTTATTCTAAGGGGTGGAATAATGGAATCTACCTTTGGATTTGGGGCAGATTACTACATGTTTAACGATAAATTAAAGGCAAGTGTTGATGCCTTTGACTTTAATCACAATAACGACAAAAGAGATAGAAGGGCACATTTAAAATTTCAGCTAACATACAGGCTTTTAAGACACTTCGACCTGTTTGGTGGTGTGGATGAGATCATAAATTCCAAAACCCGCTCAGCATTTGCCGGCGTTGGTTTGGAATTCTCAAGCGACGATGCCAAATATCTTCTCTCGAAGGCACCATCTATTTCGCCTAAATAAACCTAAGAGGTCGATTGTTTGATATAGCTCCACAGCGATAAGCATAATCAAAAAACACTTCTATGGCCTCTTTCTTATCCTCGGTTAAATCGTATGAAAGGTTTTTAGTGAGATAGTCGCGGCAACTTTTTTTGTCAATCAAGTGGCTAAACTCGGAGCATATATCGTTAATCATGCGTTTGCCCATATCTTTTGATAGATAGAATTTCTCCTTAACTTCATCATCAATCATTCTATTGGTAATCCAAACGGCAAACACAAAAGGGAGATTAGTAAAATTATACCATTCAACAGCCAAATCCAACACCTCACCTTCTTGAGCACTTTTTAGCCTTTCTAATGCCCTATCTCCAATCACAAGTTCACAATCCGCATCACCATCGTACACATAATCTACACTAATGTTGTATTTAAATCTAAAAAGCACCTTTATAAGAGCCACAGATGTTTTGGAATTTTTATCTAATTTTACCCGCTTTATCTTATTTATGGGTTTATTTAAAAACATAACAACACTTTTCACTCGTTTATTGGTTGCAATACAGCCATCAGAAAGAATAGCATAATCGGAAGAATTTACATATTCTACAACAGAAACATTGCTTATATCCACACTCTTTTCAAAAAGTAGCCGAGCACATTGGCTCGGCACAGCTGATACAAATTCAAAATCATTCTTTATGATTCTCATCTTAAGGGCATAGTATAATGGTACGGCATTCAAAAACTCTACAAGCGCTACTTTCATACCCTTTTTTCGACTTTTTTCAACCACCCTTGCGGAGCCTCAACCTTACCTGTCTGAATTCCAGTATAATACTCATATATTCTTTTTGTATACTCGCCCACCTCATTATTTCCTACAACTAAAGAGGAGCCATCTTCAAATACATATTCTCCAACTGGTGAAATAACCGCGGCTGTCCCAAAACCACCAGCTTCAATTATATTACCGTTTTTTACACCTTCAACAAACTCATCTATCCTAACCCTTTCCTGCTTCACATTTATACCTATTCTGCCAGACAGATCCATAACACTCTCTGATGTTATAGAGCGCAAGATTGTATCGGTAAACTCAGGAATAACAACTGTACCGTCTGAGGTTACATGAAAGTGATTCATAGCCCCTGCTTCTTCTATGTATTGATTGTTTACATCTAAATACAAAACCTGACTTGCTCCAAATTTCTTTGCAAATTCCCCAGCCCGAAGGCTTGCAGCATAGTTGCCAGCAGCCTTAGCAGAGCCGGTACCTCCAGGGGCTGCTCTGTGAAATCTTTTTGTTATCAAAAGTTTTATAGGTT comes from Hippea maritima DSM 10411 and encodes:
- a CDS encoding MlaE family ABC transporter permease gives rise to the protein MGIIAAIGRFTINFTRDMGGVFLLFISTIKALFEKPRFHLTAEQMYFIGVKSTLIVALTSMFVGMVEVLQIYHGFHKFGAESMIGYTVAVSLGRELSPVLTALMIVARNVSAMAAELGTMRVTQQIDALEVMAVNPINFLVAPRVIATTVMLPALVSLSNAIGNIGGYLVGIGVLGLNPTSYTKNIQVYIDMTDLTYGLIKAAVFGLIISLIGCYMGLTTKGGSRGVGISTTKAVVAASISVLVADYFLTAFLF
- a CDS encoding ABC transporter ATP-binding protein; this translates as MIVTENISKSFGKQKVLDDLNLTIEEGKITVIIGKSGAGKSVLLKHLIGLLKPDSGKIIFQDKDITRVSDKELKNIRLNFGVLFQDAALFDSLTVFENVAFPVIEHKLLKDRKKLKELVKETLSLVELENIEDKMPSELSGGMRKRVGLARAIITKPKIIFFDEPTTGLDPITSMSIAKLIKQMQEKLKTTCFIISHDLSLTFKIADRIGFLHNGRIMEFGDRHSIKNSKNPIVIEFLESYYTGEENEQQKS
- a CDS encoding MlaD family protein — encoded protein: MLGEKYLEIKFGNSNQYLSNGDYIASTLTPTDLGTLITNINKVFNKQNRENVGEALKEIRILSQHLNELVDENRQAIKSAIENFNTSMETLAQILKENRQDVRLAIENAKQAMDKLNDTLENVYLISSNLKRGKGTLGKLLVDESLYNNVDNASAYIKNITKKIDTGKGTLGKLVNDEKVYNNLNDTLKSIKTYLTKGDQIALNIYAASEANFRDSYSKGYVYADIYTMPDKFYRVGVVSEKNYKDTDHPSHDDTKARLIAMIGKRYYDFILRGGIMESTFGFGADYYMFNDKLKASVDAFDFNHNNDKRDRRAHLKFQLTYRLLRHFDLFGGVDEIINSKTRSAFAGVGLEFSSDDAKYLLSKAPSISPK
- a CDS encoding menaquinone biosynthetic enzyme MqnA/MqnD family protein, whose amino-acid sequence is MKVALVEFLNAVPLYYALKMRIIKNDFEFVSAVPSQCARLLFEKSVDISNVSVVEYVNSSDYAILSDGCIATNKRVKSVVMFLNKPINKIKRVKLDKNSKTSVALIKVLFRFKYNISVDYVYDGDADCELVIGDRALERLKSAQEGEVLDLAVEWYNFTNLPFVFAVWITNRMIDDEVKEKFYLSKDMGKRMINDICSEFSHLIDKKSCRDYLTKNLSYDLTEDKKEAIEVFFDYAYRCGAISNNRPLRFI
- a CDS encoding MlaD family protein; this encodes MSNRKAEVIVGLFIVIVLVVLGWLTTQMGKLNLKKNPTYTVYASFSDVSGLDVNTKVKVAGVDVGYIKNIGLKMAKL
- a CDS encoding branched-chain amino acid aminotransferase, translated to MEIDYQLKPKSQRRTEEFVPDKPLPFGVLRTDHMFIMDYKDGEWKNPRIVPYSSVEVAPGAIVLHYGQAIFEGAKAFQHEDGEIYTFRIDKNAKRMNRSAEILCIPKIDEEVQIEAVHALIDVDRLWFPKQEGASLYIRPFIFATQDSLGVHPSATYRFMIILSPSGPYYPQGFTKPIKLLITKRFHRAAPGGTGSAKAAGNYAASLRAGEFAKKFGASQVLYLDVNNQYIEEAGAMNHFHVTSDGTVVIPEFTDTILRSITSESVMDLSGRIGINVKQERVRIDEFVEGVKNGNIIEAGGFGTAAVISPVGEYVFEDGSSLVVGNNEVGEYTKRIYEYYTGIQTGKVEAPQGWLKKVEKRV
- the alr gene encoding alanine racemase, coding for MNFHSRSIVHLDNLHYNFGQISQFVGKSVNIIPVIKADAYGHGIVRIAKELSIYPNVAYLGIAHIKEGAMLRKRGVKKPILAMSCLDSFDINTMHEFSITPVAHNITLLERLIDYAKLNNTRIKLHLKFDTGMARLGIREEETQKTIELCKQNDKYIEIDGLMSHFSDSESDAQWTKKQLNRFKNIIKMFYDSGIYPRLTHIANSGAILSFKDTHLNCVRPGLAMYGYAPAVNLKKIIDLKPVLEIQSQLINIHVLKKGEGISYSRTFVADKDMKVGVVAFGYADGLPRSISNKFYCIVNGQRSKSIGTVCMDMFMCDLTDIEAKVSDDVIIMGQKNGISITADELAQKAGTISYEILTNIGKSIRVKRVYKR